The proteins below are encoded in one region of Sideroxydans lithotrophicus ES-1:
- a CDS encoding bacteriohemerythrin, whose amino-acid sequence MAYMEWTRDLESGIPVIDAQHKRIIEFINELDDACQTGNTEETSHVMEGLLNYTVTHFEFEEDLQEKAGYPFLKAHQRIHEIFMKKVSDIRGRAAKGEDVAPELLRLLKGWLASHIKGEDRDYVESVKKVLDSDDQEVAGWLNTLLKKFAN is encoded by the coding sequence ATGGCATACATGGAATGGACGCGGGACCTGGAATCTGGCATTCCGGTCATTGATGCACAACACAAGCGCATCATTGAATTCATCAACGAACTGGATGATGCATGCCAAACCGGCAACACCGAAGAGACCAGCCACGTGATGGAAGGGTTGCTCAATTACACGGTGACCCACTTCGAGTTTGAAGAAGATCTGCAGGAAAAAGCGGGATATCCCTTCCTCAAGGCGCACCAGCGAATACACGAAATTTTCATGAAAAAGGTCTCCGACATCAGAGGGCGAGCCGCCAAGGGAGAGGATGTCGCGCCTGAGCTGTTGCGATTATTGAAGGGGTGGCTGGCAAGCCACATAAAAGGGGAAGACCGGGACTATGTCGAGTCAGTCAAGAAAGTTCTTGATAGTGACGATCAGGAGGTTGCTGGCTGGCTGAACACATTACTCAAGAAATTTGCCAACTGA
- a CDS encoding 2Fe-2S iron-sulfur cluster-binding protein, whose amino-acid sequence MSSITYGGQSFQCKAQESVLDCMTAHGVIIPSSCHAGLCQTCLMQAVKGKVPASAQAGLKSTLVAQNFFLACACHPEEDIEIALPKAGTGKFSATVTAIKPLNTEIACLQLRPDIKLDYKAGQFINLYKDTSTARSYSLASVPEIDEHLQFHIRKVPNGLVSQWIHQGLNVGDNIDISDASGDCFYTQGRPDQNILLIGTGSGLAPLYGIIRDALLQGHQGSIKLYHGSETVASLYLSKELRSLESSHPNFVYTPCISGNDVPQGYASGMVLDVALKDNPGLTGWRVFLCGHPEMVKAGKKQVFFAGASMRDIYADPFLSAPVNLPLVAELQT is encoded by the coding sequence ATGTCCAGTATCACTTATGGCGGGCAGTCATTTCAGTGCAAAGCGCAAGAATCCGTGCTCGACTGCATGACTGCCCATGGTGTGATTATTCCCTCATCATGCCATGCGGGTCTTTGCCAGACCTGCCTGATGCAGGCCGTCAAGGGAAAAGTGCCAGCATCCGCACAAGCCGGGTTAAAAAGCACGCTTGTTGCCCAGAATTTTTTTCTCGCCTGCGCCTGCCACCCCGAGGAGGATATCGAGATAGCCCTCCCCAAAGCTGGCACGGGTAAATTTTCAGCCACTGTCACGGCAATAAAACCGCTGAATACAGAAATCGCCTGCCTGCAGCTGCGTCCAGACATAAAACTGGACTACAAAGCCGGCCAGTTCATCAACTTGTATAAAGACACTTCGACGGCGCGCTCGTATTCCCTGGCGAGCGTGCCGGAAATTGACGAGCACTTGCAATTCCATATCAGGAAAGTACCCAACGGCCTAGTCAGCCAATGGATTCATCAAGGATTGAATGTCGGGGACAACATAGATATTTCGGATGCCTCCGGGGATTGCTTTTACACGCAAGGCCGTCCCGACCAGAATATATTGCTGATCGGGACCGGCTCGGGTTTGGCCCCGCTGTATGGAATCATCCGGGATGCGCTTTTACAAGGGCATCAAGGCTCGATCAAGCTTTATCACGGCAGTGAGACCGTCGCATCGCTCTACCTGTCCAAAGAATTGAGATCTTTGGAGTCGAGCCACCCCAATTTTGTCTATACGCCTTGCATTTCCGGCAATGATGTTCCGCAAGGCTATGCCTCGGGAATGGTGCTTGATGTGGCGCTGAAAGACAATCCGGGACTCACCGGTTGGCGGGTTTTTCTGTGCGGCCATCCCGAGATGGTCAAGGCCGGGAAAAAGCAGGTGTTTTTTGCCGGAGCATCCATGCGCGATATTTATGCAGATCCATTCTTGTCCGCGCCGGTAAATTTGCCGCTTGTGGCTGAACTGCAAACTTGA
- a CDS encoding group I truncated hemoglobin has product MSSLYEQIGGEGAVNAAVDIFYRKVLQDARIKRFFDGVDMEKQAAKQKAFLTMAFGGPHNYTGEDMRKGHAHLVKQGLNDSHFDAVMENLGATLTELNVPGNLIAQAAAIAESTRNDVLGK; this is encoded by the coding sequence ATGAGCAGTTTGTACGAACAAATTGGTGGTGAAGGCGCAGTCAACGCTGCTGTGGACATTTTCTATCGCAAAGTGTTGCAAGATGCCCGTATCAAACGTTTTTTTGATGGTGTCGACATGGAGAAGCAAGCCGCCAAGCAAAAAGCGTTTTTGACGATGGCATTCGGCGGACCGCACAATTACACCGGCGAAGACATGAGAAAGGGCCATGCACACTTGGTCAAGCAAGGTCTGAATGATTCGCATTTTGACGCAGTAATGGAAAACCTGGGCGCAACACTGACAGAACTCAATGTTCCCGGCAATCTCATTGCTCAAGCCGCAGCAATCGCCGAAAGCACCCGCAACGATGTTCTAGGCAAATAA
- a CDS encoding YfhL family 4Fe-4S dicluster ferredoxin, with product MSLIITDECINCDVCEPECPNGAISQGDTIYIIDPNKCTECVGHYDTPQCVEVCPVDCIPHDPAHVETKEQLQAKYEKLMAAKA from the coding sequence ATGTCACTGATAATTACTGACGAATGTATCAACTGCGATGTATGCGAACCTGAGTGCCCGAACGGAGCCATCTCGCAGGGCGACACAATTTACATCATTGATCCCAACAAGTGCACCGAATGCGTAGGCCACTACGATACGCCGCAATGCGTGGAAGTATGCCCGGTCGACTGCATTCCGCACGACCCCGCGCATGTGGAAACCAAGGAGCAGCTGCAGGCCAAGTATGAAAAGCTGATGGCTGCCAAGGCGTAA
- the ftsY gene encoding signal recognition particle-docking protein FtsY, with translation MFSFLKNTPASAESKSWLSRLTGSLARTGGQLSSLLVPGGKIDDELYEELETILITADVGMDATRSLLADVRRHVKEQRLTEAGQLKEALAHALLKLLQPLAKPLDVGASRPFVIMLCGVNGAGKTTSIGKLAKHFQNQGKSVLLAAGDTFRAAAREQLMEWGRRNDVTVIAQQSGDAAAVIYDAVQAAQARGIDVVLADTAGRLTTQAHLMEEIKKVKRVIAKALPGAPHEVLLVLDANTGQNALSQVKSFDDALQVTGLVLTKLDGTAKGGVIAAIAKAHPIPVRFIGVGEALDDLRPFVAEDFVAALLGMQV, from the coding sequence ATGTTTAGTTTCCTGAAAAATACTCCAGCCTCCGCCGAATCGAAAAGCTGGCTGTCCCGGCTGACAGGCAGCCTGGCGAGGACAGGTGGACAGCTCTCGTCTTTGCTGGTTCCCGGCGGCAAGATAGACGATGAGCTTTATGAAGAGCTCGAAACCATTCTCATTACTGCAGACGTGGGCATGGATGCCACGCGCTCGCTGCTGGCAGATGTGCGCCGTCATGTGAAGGAACAGCGCCTGACCGAGGCCGGCCAATTGAAAGAAGCGCTGGCGCATGCCTTGCTCAAGCTTCTGCAGCCGTTGGCAAAACCGCTCGATGTCGGCGCATCCCGGCCTTTCGTCATCATGCTATGCGGCGTCAACGGTGCCGGTAAAACCACTTCCATCGGCAAACTGGCCAAGCATTTCCAGAATCAGGGCAAGTCGGTGCTGCTGGCGGCAGGCGACACTTTCCGTGCCGCAGCACGCGAACAACTCATGGAATGGGGAAGGCGCAACGATGTCACCGTCATCGCCCAGCAGAGCGGCGATGCTGCCGCAGTGATCTACGACGCCGTGCAGGCAGCGCAAGCACGCGGCATCGATGTGGTATTGGCCGACACCGCCGGGCGCCTGACCACCCAGGCGCACCTGATGGAAGAGATCAAGAAGGTGAAGCGTGTCATCGCCAAGGCGCTGCCCGGTGCGCCGCATGAAGTGCTGCTGGTGCTGGATGCCAACACCGGGCAGAACGCGCTGTCGCAGGTCAAATCCTTCGATGATGCGTTGCAGGTGACCGGCCTGGTGCTGACCAAGCTTGACGGCACCGCCAAGGGGGGCGTCATTGCAGCCATCGCCAAGGCACATCCCATCCCCGTGCGATTCATCGGCGTTGGTGAAGCGCTGGACGATCTGCGGCCTTTCGTGGCCGAGGATTTCGTTGCCGCATTGCTGGGCATGCAGGTATGA
- the coaD gene encoding pantetheine-phosphate adenylyltransferase, with product MIKVVYPGTFDPITRGHEDVVRRAAGLFGEVVVAVAASRSATLFTLEERVEMAREVFAGFDNVKVEGFDTLLMSYVRAQNARVVLRGLRAVSDFEFEFQMAGMNRALHPDVETLFLTPAEQYTFISASIVREIARFGGDVSKFVSPLVMAELEKKYQR from the coding sequence ATGATCAAAGTGGTTTACCCCGGAACCTTCGATCCCATCACGCGCGGACATGAGGATGTGGTGCGTCGTGCCGCCGGGCTGTTCGGCGAAGTGGTGGTGGCCGTGGCCGCCAGTCGCAGCGCGACACTGTTCACGCTGGAAGAAAGGGTGGAAATGGCGCGCGAGGTGTTCGCCGGTTTCGACAACGTCAAGGTCGAGGGCTTCGACACGCTGTTGATGAGCTACGTGCGTGCACAGAATGCCCGTGTGGTATTGCGCGGATTGCGTGCGGTATCGGATTTCGAATTCGAATTCCAGATGGCGGGCATGAACCGGGCGCTGCATCCGGATGTCGAGACCCTGTTCCTGACGCCGGCCGAGCAATATACCTTCATCTCAGCCAGCATCGTGCGCGAGATTGCGCGTTTCGGCGGGGATGTGAGCAAGTTCGTTTCGCCGCTGGTCATGGCGGAACTGGAAAAAAAATATCAACGATAA
- a CDS encoding M16 family metallopeptidase, whose translation MFTRFLTTAVLLCVATGAFATPQIQHWHAPSGARVYFVEDHGLPMLDVAVSFPAGSGFDVAGKVGVSSLTFGMLDLGAQGLSEDDISRKLADIGAQMGGQFDPDRAGLTMRTLSSAAERNAALDIMGSCLQQPLFPETILTREKARLIASLKEEETRPESIADKAFGKAVFGAHPYGWHMEVADVEKIQRDELESFYHDHYSARHAVVALMGDVTRAQAEAIAQQLTANLPAGGASAQIAPVLIRIKPSEQRIPHPATQSHILIGTPGIARNDEDYFPLYVGNYILGGGGFVSRLMNEVREKRGMAYSVYSYFMPMQQPGAFQIGLQTKKEQADESLRLVRETLRTFIDKGVTEKELRAAKQNITGGFPLRIDSNRKILDYLSVIGFYELPLTYLDDFTDKVNKVTTKQIHDAFKRRIDPDALATVIVGAPVEANPQPTTGRAEMAPSEEKAGAAK comes from the coding sequence ATGTTCACTAGATTCCTTACTACGGCAGTTCTGTTGTGCGTGGCGACTGGCGCGTTCGCCACGCCGCAGATCCAGCACTGGCATGCCCCCAGCGGCGCCCGCGTGTACTTCGTCGAGGACCACGGCCTGCCGATGCTGGATGTGGCGGTGTCATTCCCGGCGGGCAGCGGCTTCGATGTCGCGGGCAAGGTCGGGGTGTCCAGCCTCACCTTTGGCATGCTCGACCTGGGGGCTCAGGGCTTGAGCGAAGATGATATCTCGCGCAAATTGGCTGACATCGGCGCACAGATGGGCGGGCAATTCGATCCGGATCGTGCCGGACTGACCATGCGCACGTTGAGCAGTGCGGCAGAACGCAACGCAGCGCTGGACATCATGGGGAGTTGCCTGCAACAACCACTGTTTCCCGAGACTATCCTGACGCGGGAGAAGGCCCGTCTGATCGCTTCCTTGAAAGAGGAAGAGACGCGCCCCGAGAGCATCGCGGACAAGGCATTCGGCAAAGCAGTGTTCGGAGCCCATCCCTATGGCTGGCATATGGAAGTCGCCGATGTGGAAAAGATACAGCGCGACGAACTGGAAAGTTTTTATCACGACCACTACAGCGCCAGGCACGCAGTGGTCGCCTTGATGGGCGACGTGACGCGCGCGCAGGCCGAAGCCATCGCGCAACAATTGACGGCCAATCTGCCTGCGGGAGGTGCAAGCGCGCAGATAGCGCCGGTGTTGATCCGTATCAAACCCAGTGAACAGCGCATTCCCCATCCGGCTACCCAGAGCCATATCCTGATTGGCACGCCAGGCATCGCGAGAAACGACGAGGATTATTTCCCGCTGTATGTCGGCAACTACATACTGGGCGGCGGCGGTTTTGTCTCGCGGCTGATGAACGAAGTGCGTGAAAAACGCGGGATGGCCTATAGTGTATACAGCTATTTCATGCCGATGCAGCAACCGGGCGCATTCCAGATCGGCTTGCAAACCAAGAAAGAACAGGCCGACGAATCGCTGCGCCTGGTGCGCGAGACGCTGCGCACTTTCATCGATAAGGGTGTGACCGAGAAAGAACTGCGTGCTGCCAAACAGAACATCACTGGTGGCTTTCCGCTGCGCATCGACAGCAACAGGAAAATACTCGACTACTTGAGCGTGATCGGTTTCTACGAACTGCCGCTGACCTACCTGGACGATTTCACTGACAAAGTGAACAAGGTGACGACAAAACAGATACACGATGCCTTCAAGCGCCGTATCGACCCTGATGCATTGGCGACAGTGATCGTGGGTGCTCCTGTTGAAGCAAATCCGCAACCAACCACCGGTCGCGCGGAGATGGCACCGTCCGAGGAAAAAGCGGGAGCGGCGAAATAA
- the ftsX gene encoding permease-like cell division protein FtsX, translated as MKTLIEHLRVLHHTLRRLLLTPNATLLNILIIGIALSLPVGGYVLLKSAQKLGSQIAGTPQISVFLASGTSASDIGHIGEKLKQHAGIKRIEFVSRDMALKKLQQTTGLADVINSLSQNPLPDAFVIYPTDGDLASLESLRNELKTWQHFDYVQLDSAWIHKLEALLDFGRMAVAILAALLSFALIAITFNTIRLQILTRREEIEVAKLIGATDTFIRRPFLYFGLTQGLLGGIAAWLLVAGSLQLLNHQIGTLAQLYASDFSLQHLSIGDSLALLGFSAYLGWLGAWFSVSQHLWQIEPR; from the coding sequence ATGAAAACACTCATCGAACACCTGCGTGTGCTGCACCATACCCTGCGCCGGCTGTTGCTTACCCCGAACGCCACACTGCTCAACATCCTCATCATCGGCATCGCCCTGAGCCTGCCGGTAGGCGGTTATGTGCTGCTGAAGAGCGCGCAAAAACTTGGCTCTCAAATAGCGGGCACGCCGCAGATCAGCGTGTTCCTCGCCAGTGGAACCAGTGCCAGCGACATAGGGCACATCGGCGAAAAACTCAAACAACACGCCGGAATCAAGCGCATCGAATTCGTTTCGCGCGATATGGCACTGAAGAAACTGCAGCAAACCACCGGCTTGGCGGACGTGATCAATAGCCTGTCGCAGAATCCGCTGCCGGATGCTTTCGTGATCTACCCCACTGACGGCGATCTGGCGTCACTGGAGTCCTTGCGCAACGAATTGAAGACCTGGCAGCATTTTGATTATGTGCAGCTCGACTCCGCCTGGATACATAAACTTGAAGCGTTGCTGGACTTCGGTCGTATGGCGGTCGCTATCCTTGCCGCACTGTTGAGTTTTGCCCTCATCGCAATCACATTCAACACCATCCGCTTGCAGATACTCACACGCCGCGAGGAGATCGAAGTGGCAAAGCTCATCGGAGCAACCGACACGTTCATCCGCCGCCCCTTTCTTTACTTTGGTCTCACACAAGGACTGCTGGGAGGAATAGCGGCATGGCTGCTGGTCGCCGGCAGCCTGCAACTGCTCAACCACCAGATCGGTACGCTCGCCCAACTTTATGCCAGCGATTTCAGCCTGCAACACCTCTCTATTGGCGACAGTCTGGCACTGTTGGGATTCTCGGCCTACTTGGGCTGGCTGGGGGCATGGTTCTCGGTATCGCAACACCTGTGGCAGATTGAGCCACGCTGA
- the ftsE gene encoding cell division ATP-binding protein FtsE, whose protein sequence is MIKFNQVYKRYPGGHEALKNLSFEVAEGEMVYLTGHSGAGKSTLLKLVAAIERPSSGGVLVKGQNIRSIKSAAIPHLRRNIGLIFQDHKLLFDRSAFDNVMLPLQICGFDHRESAKRVRAALDKVGLLDREKTNPIALSGGEQQRLCIARAIVNRPTILLADEPTGNLDTEYSNEIMNIFKSFHQVGVTLLISTHDEGILRQFPARALHLKKGELQAAVAGSGQA, encoded by the coding sequence ATGATCAAATTCAATCAGGTATACAAGCGATACCCTGGCGGGCATGAGGCGCTGAAGAATCTTTCCTTCGAAGTCGCCGAGGGCGAGATGGTATACCTCACCGGCCATTCCGGCGCTGGCAAGAGCACGCTGCTCAAACTCGTCGCCGCCATCGAAAGACCTAGCAGCGGAGGGGTGCTGGTCAAGGGACAGAACATCCGCTCCATCAAGTCTGCCGCCATCCCGCATCTGCGGCGCAATATCGGATTGATCTTTCAGGACCACAAGCTTCTGTTCGACCGTAGCGCCTTCGACAACGTGATGCTGCCATTGCAGATATGCGGCTTTGACCATCGCGAAAGCGCCAAGCGCGTACGTGCGGCACTGGACAAGGTCGGCCTGCTCGACCGCGAAAAAACCAACCCCATTGCGCTCTCCGGCGGCGAACAACAGCGCCTGTGCATCGCCCGCGCCATCGTGAACCGTCCCACCATCCTGCTGGCGGACGAACCCACCGGCAATCTCGATACCGAGTATTCGAATGAGATCATGAACATCTTTAAATCATTCCACCAGGTCGGCGTCACGCTGCTCATTTCCACCCATGATGAGGGCATCCTGCGCCAGTTCCCGGCACGCGCATTGCATCTCAAAAAAGGTGAACTGCAGGCCGCTGTTGCCGGCTCGGGACAAGCATGA
- a CDS encoding M16 family metallopeptidase, with protein MRIQLIVIALLLQISSVAHADAIYEKTLGNGLKVIVKEDHRAPVVVQQVWYHVGSMDERTGTTGVAHVLEHMMFKGTKDVPVGQFSKIIAAAGGRENAFTSYDYTAYFQQLHKSRLPLAMRLESDRMHNLQMAKKEFDKEIKVVMEERRWRTDDDPHALMNEKLMATAFPEHPYHNPVIGWMVDIQNMTAADALNWYKTWYAPNDATLVIAGDVKADDVFALAQRYYGGIPAVKLPFRKAVGESKQLGIQRIVVKAPAELPYLIMAYHAPTLRDAGKDWKPYALEMLAGVLDGNSSARLNKALVRDQQVAIDVDAGYDSVARGPGLFVLEGTPSEGKTVGDVERALREQMALLVRDGVNADELKRVKAQVMAAEVYKRDSVFYQAMQIGQMESDGLSYKDIPVMLQKLQAVTAQQVQDVAREIFNDDQLTVATLDPQPLSGRPQHIPAGAAHVH; from the coding sequence ATGAGAATCCAATTAATTGTCATCGCACTATTGCTTCAAATTTCGTCCGTTGCGCACGCGGATGCCATATATGAAAAGACGTTGGGCAACGGACTCAAGGTCATCGTCAAGGAAGACCATCGGGCGCCGGTGGTGGTGCAGCAGGTCTGGTACCACGTAGGCAGCATGGACGAGCGTACCGGCACCACTGGCGTGGCCCATGTGCTTGAACACATGATGTTCAAAGGCACCAAAGACGTCCCGGTCGGGCAGTTCTCCAAGATCATCGCGGCGGCAGGAGGACGGGAGAACGCCTTTACCAGCTACGATTACACCGCGTATTTCCAGCAGTTGCACAAATCCAGGCTGCCGCTGGCGATGCGCCTGGAATCCGACCGTATGCATAACCTGCAGATGGCGAAAAAAGAATTCGACAAAGAGATCAAGGTGGTGATGGAAGAGCGCCGCTGGCGTACCGACGATGACCCGCATGCGCTGATGAACGAGAAGCTGATGGCGACGGCGTTCCCGGAACATCCCTACCATAATCCGGTGATCGGCTGGATGGTTGATATCCAGAACATGACGGCAGCCGATGCATTGAACTGGTACAAGACATGGTATGCCCCCAATGATGCGACACTGGTCATCGCTGGCGACGTCAAGGCTGACGACGTGTTTGCGCTTGCACAGCGTTATTACGGCGGAATACCTGCCGTGAAATTGCCGTTTCGCAAAGCGGTGGGTGAGTCGAAACAGCTCGGCATCCAGCGTATCGTGGTCAAGGCGCCGGCAGAGCTGCCCTATCTGATCATGGCCTATCACGCGCCGACCTTGCGCGATGCCGGGAAAGACTGGAAACCATATGCCCTGGAAATGCTGGCTGGCGTGCTGGACGGCAACAGTTCTGCGCGGCTGAACAAAGCGCTGGTGCGCGACCAGCAAGTGGCGATCGATGTGGATGCGGGTTACGACAGTGTGGCGCGTGGCCCCGGCCTGTTCGTGCTCGAAGGCACGCCCAGTGAAGGCAAGACGGTGGGAGATGTGGAGCGAGCCTTGCGCGAACAGATGGCGTTGCTGGTGCGCGATGGGGTGAATGCCGATGAGCTGAAGCGCGTCAAGGCGCAGGTGATGGCGGCTGAAGTCTACAAGCGTGATTCGGTGTTCTACCAGGCGATGCAGATCGGCCAGATGGAGAGCGACGGCCTCTCGTACAAGGATATCCCTGTGATGCTGCAAAAGTTGCAGGCAGTCACCGCGCAGCAGGTGCAGGATGTGGCGCGTGAGATATTCAACGATGACCAGTTGACGGTTGCGACGCTCGACCCGCAACCGCTCTCCGGCAGACCCCAACATATTCCAGCAGGAGCAGCGCATGTTCACTAG
- a CDS encoding CZB domain-containing protein, with translation MGFFSRLFGHDEHDEEHRENIRKSIRSEINIAECIDAHMKWKGRLQSYLEGTSKEQLDPMVICRDDQCVLGKWIHGAALNYFHNDEGFHKLRSDHANFHFVAGSIVKKVQEKDLAGSDALLKSEYARASRDVIQDLTELNKHLQQSDM, from the coding sequence ATGGGTTTTTTTTCGAGACTGTTTGGACACGATGAGCACGATGAAGAACACAGGGAGAACATTCGCAAGAGCATTCGTTCCGAGATCAATATAGCCGAATGCATTGATGCGCATATGAAATGGAAGGGGCGCCTGCAGAGTTATCTGGAGGGAACGTCAAAAGAGCAGCTGGATCCCATGGTGATTTGCCGCGATGATCAATGTGTGCTGGGAAAATGGATCCATGGCGCGGCGCTCAATTACTTCCATAACGATGAAGGTTTCCATAAATTACGTTCCGATCACGCGAACTTCCATTTTGTGGCGGGCTCGATAGTGAAAAAGGTGCAGGAAAAAGATTTGGCAGGTTCGGATGCGCTACTGAAGAGCGAGTATGCGCGTGCCTCCCGCGATGTCATCCAGGACCTGACTGAGCTGAACAAACATCTGCAACAGTCTGATATGTAA
- a CDS encoding Rrf2 family transcriptional regulator, producing the protein MRLTIYTDYSLRVLLYLASKPGETATITEISDFYNISRNHLVKVVHNLGLNEFIITSRGKNGGIKLARAAEAILLSDVVRKTEPDMDLLECFNESTDNCVISSACRLKSMLYEGRSAFMAVLEKNTLADAARPLAQARSGKTVVVDVSNLRR; encoded by the coding sequence GTGAGACTCACTATTTACACAGACTATTCGCTACGAGTGCTTTTGTACCTGGCTTCCAAGCCGGGGGAAACGGCCACGATCACCGAGATCTCCGACTTCTACAACATTTCGCGCAATCATCTGGTAAAGGTGGTGCATAACCTCGGGCTGAATGAGTTCATCATCACCAGCCGCGGCAAGAATGGTGGGATAAAGCTCGCTCGTGCGGCCGAAGCAATATTATTGAGCGATGTGGTCAGGAAAACTGAGCCCGATATGGATCTGCTGGAATGCTTCAATGAAAGTACAGACAACTGCGTGATCAGCTCGGCTTGCCGACTGAAGTCGATGCTGTATGAAGGGCGGTCGGCCTTCATGGCTGTATTGGAGAAAAACACGCTTGCGGATGCAGCAAGACCGCTAGCTCAAGCAAGATCAGGCAAGACCGTGGTTGTGGATGTCTCGAATCTGCGGCGCTAG
- the rsmD gene encoding 16S rRNA (guanine(966)-N(2))-methyltransferase RsmD, which produces MNKVRIIGGTHRSRLIEFPDAEGLRPTPDRVRETLFNWLGQTLYGKRCLDLFAGSGALGFEAASRGAEQVLLVEASRPVFQSLQANAKKLGLGNVALRCEDGLKFARQDNGLFDVIFLDPPFKSDFLSQLLPLLENSLAQDGKIYMESGMVLDPGDAWRVVKRARAGVVHYQLLERVQA; this is translated from the coding sequence ATAAACAAGGTTCGCATCATTGGCGGCACGCACCGCAGCCGCCTGATCGAATTTCCCGATGCCGAGGGACTGCGTCCGACTCCAGACAGGGTGCGCGAAACCTTGTTCAATTGGTTAGGGCAGACACTCTATGGCAAACGCTGTCTGGACCTGTTCGCCGGCAGCGGTGCACTGGGTTTCGAAGCGGCTTCCCGCGGCGCAGAACAGGTGCTGCTGGTCGAGGCCAGCCGTCCCGTATTCCAGTCATTGCAGGCAAATGCCAAAAAATTAGGGCTCGGCAATGTAGCCTTGCGTTGTGAGGATGGGCTAAAATTCGCCCGGCAAGATAACGGCTTGTTCGATGTGATCTTTCTCGATCCCCCTTTTAAGAGCGATTTCCTGTCCCAACTACTTCCGCTGTTGGAAAACAGTCTGGCGCAAGACGGAAAGATATATATGGAAAGCGGGATGGTCCTCGATCCGGGCGATGCCTGGCGAGTGGTCAAGCGCGCCAGAGCTGGCGTTGTGCATTATCAACTATTGGAGCGTGTGCAAGCATGA